From Lycium ferocissimum isolate CSIRO_LF1 chromosome 12, AGI_CSIRO_Lferr_CH_V1, whole genome shotgun sequence, one genomic window encodes:
- the LOC132040211 gene encoding receptor kinase-like protein Xa21 — protein PSTPRKYTIRDICRRLSYFELAQATGGFSQCNLIGSGSYSSVYKGVLANGMVLAVKVFKLQLEGTFSSFYTECEVLRSLRHRNLTKVITSCSNPDFKALVLEYMSNGSLEEWLHSNDNFLNDIQRLDIMIDVANALEYLHHGYSTPVVHCDIKPSNILLDEDMTAHVTDFGVSKLLSEGESISHTKTLATSLHQVMVLFFVSAV, from the coding sequence CCTTCCACGCCAAGAAAATATACAATTAGAGATATATGCAGAAGATTATCGTACTTTGAACTTGCACAAGCTACTGGTGGATTTAGCCAATGCAATTTGATCGGGTCTGGGAGTTACAGTTCTGTATACAAAGGAGTTCTTGCCAACGGAATGGTTTTAGCtgttaaagttttcaaattgCAGTTAGAAGGCACTTTCAGTAGCTTCTACACAGAATGTGAAGTACTACGTAGCCTCAGACATCGAAATCTCACCAAAGTCATCACTAGTTGTTCTAACCCTGATTTTAAGGCATTGGTGCTTGAATACATGTCCAATGGGAGCCTTGAAGAATGGTTGCATTCAAATGACAATTTCTTAAATGACATTCAGAGATTGGATATTATGATAGATGTAGCGAATGCGTTAGAGTACCTCCATCATGGCTACTCCACTCCCGTGGTCCACTGTGATATTAAACCTAGTAACATCTTACTAGATGAGGATATGACTGCCCATGTGACTGACTTTGGAGTGTCAAAATTACTAAGCGAAGGAGAGAGCATTTCTCATACAAAGACCCTGGCAACTTCATTGCACCAGGTAATGGTTTTATTTTTCGTTTCTGcagtttga
- the LOC132039464 gene encoding probable leucine-rich repeat receptor-like protein kinase At1g35710 has product MDGVIPSSISNCSRLTYLGIQQNEFRGIVPDSLGNLRSLECLGLTANNLQADSSLRFITSLTNCRNLRDLWISQNPLNGILPSSIGNLSTTLRDFQASNCKLKGRIPKEIGNLSQLMKLELWGNDLNGFIPSTIRGLEQLQGLYLQRNKIEGSIPEGLCQMQNLMDLYLGQNYLRGPIPECLGSVTSLRNIFVGFNRLTSTIPTNVWNLKDLLRLDVSSNHLNGSLPLEMGNLQAITLLDLSNNDLMGEIPKSAGGLLALTNLSLANNKFEGPIPEPMGRMLSLVLLDLSHNRLSKEIPKSFETLKYLKDFNVSFNELSGEIPTSGPFRNFTG; this is encoded by the coding sequence ATGGATGGAGTTATACCTAGTTCCATCTCAAATTGTTCCAGACTTACTTATTTAGGTATTCAACAAAATGAGTTTCGAGGTATAGTTCCAGACTCTCTTGGTAATTTAAGATCATTGGAATGTCTCGGCCTAACCGCAAACAATCTCCAAGCTGATTCATCGTTGAGATTCATCACGTCCTTGACAAATTGTAGAAACTTAAGAGACTTGTGGATAAGCCAGAATCCGTTAAACGGAATTCTTCCATCTTCTATTGGAAATCTTTCCACCACTCTAAGAGATTTCCAGGCTTCTAACTGCAAACTGAAGGGAAGAATTCCAAAAGAAATTGGAAACTTGAGCCaattaatgaagttggaattgtGGGGCAATGACTTGAATGGTTTCATTCCATCAACAATAAGAGGGTTGGAGCAACTTCAGGGATTATATTTACAGCGAAATAAGATTGAAGGATCCATTCCAGAAGGTCTTTGTCAAATGCAAAACTTGATGGATTTGTACTTGGGCCAAAATTATCTTAGGGGGCCAATTCCAGAGTGCCTTGGGAGTGTTACTTCATTGAGGAATATCTTTGTAGGTTTTAATAGattaacatcaacaataccTACAAATGTTTGGAACCTCAAAGACCTCTTACGGCTTGATGTGTCATCAAATCACTTGAACGGGTCGTTGCCCCTGGAGATGGGGAACCTACAAGCTATAACACTTTTGGACCTGTCGAACAATGATCTCATGGGAGAAATCCCTAAATCTGCAGGAGGATTGCTGGCCTTAACCAATCTTTCCTTAGCAAATAATAAATTTGAAGGACCGATTCCTGAACCAATGGGTAGAATGTTGAGCTTGGTACTGCTAGATCTTTCTCATAACAGGCTCTCCAAGGAAATCCCCAAAAGCTTTGAGACACTCAAGTACCTCAAGGATTTCAATGTGTCTTTCAATGAGTTAAGTGGAGAAATCCCAACTAGTGGCCCATTCAGAAACTTCACGGGTTAA
- the LOC132040210 gene encoding probable leucine-rich repeat receptor-like protein kinase At5g63930 — MERTLYFYAKLLLLHSLMASLTALAAATTNTTTDHSVLLALKSHIITTAEHYNMLSHNWSSDTSICHWAGVTCSSSQRVTGLNISNMGITGTVPPQLGNLTFLVSLDLQGNKFGGEFPTWFHLFPQLKYLSLGNNNLNGTIPGSLFRSKMLHTLILSNNSLQGPVPRECGNATLLQTLNLGHNKLIGVIPDEIGNLHNLKMLVMTSNDLEGSIPLNVFNISSLEVIDLSNNSLSGTLPESLCFNLQTLGELSLYTNNLHGHLPISLSGCSALQTLLLFENEFNGSIPREIGNLTLLKTLGLMGNNLTGEIPVEIKNLDKLEWFVSRDNKLTGPIPSGIFNNSFLRVIDLTGNHLTGNLPSTI; from the exons TTACATTCTTTAATGGCTTCCTTAACTGCATTAGCCGCCGCCACCACCAACACCACCACAGATCATTCTGTCCTTCTCGCATTGAAATCCCATATTATAACTACTGCTGAACATTATAACATGTTGTCACATAACTGGTCAAGTGATACATCAATTTGCCACTGGGCAGGAGTGACCTGTAGTAGTAGCCAAAGAGTGACTGGATTAAACATTTCTAACATGGGTATTACTGGAACAGTTCCTCCACAACTAGGAAATCTTACTTTCCTTGTTTCTTTGGACTTGCAAGGCAATAAATTTGGAGGAGAATTCCCTACATGGTTTCATTTGTTCCCACAACTGAAATACTTGTCTCTTGGAAATAACAACTTGAATGGAACTATTCCTGGTTCTCTGTTTAGGTCAAAGATGTTACATACTTTAATTCTATCCAATAATTCTCTTCAAGGTCCAGTTCCAAGAGAGTGTGGGAATGCGACGTTACTTCAGACATTAAATCTTGGACATAACAAGTTGATAG GTGTGATTCCAGATGAGATTGGTAATCTTCATAACCTAAAAATGCTAGTCATGACAAGTAATGACTTGGAAGGCTCTATACCATTGAATGTATTCAACATTTCCTCATTGGAAGTTATTGATTTATCAAACAATAGCCTTTCAGGGACTCTCCCTGAAAGCCTTTGCTTTAATCTTCAAACACTTGGAGAGCTCTCCCTATATACAAACAATTTACATGGCCATCTACCCATCAGTTTATCGGGATGTTCAGCACTTCAAACTTTATTACTTTTTGAAAATGAATTTAACGGATCCATACCCAGAGAAATAGGAAATCTTACTCTTCTCAAAACTCTGGGTCTCATGGGCAATAATTTGACAG GTGAAATACCAGTGGAAATCAAGAACCTGGACAAATTAGAGTGGTTTGTTTCAAGGGATAACAAGTTAACCGGTCCAATTCCTTCAGGAATTTTCAATAATTCATTTCTAAGAGTGATCGATCTTACTGGAAACCACCTCACTGGCAATCTTCCATCAACCATATGA